The segment gactACCTTGTTACACCAAGGCTACTCTAACTAACACCAGCCACATACAGAGGTTCAGATTGCTATAATATTGCCCTGatggctcctctctccccctgccaagCAGAATTGGGATGCAGGGGAGAATCTGATCTTATATTTTATGTGCCTGAGCTTCTGTTTCTCCCTGGGTGGTTTTTTaatatgtgaaatgttttgaagCATATCCTTTTTTCTTTAGAGACAATTAATTCCTTTGTAATTGCATtaatgcaaaaaaagcaaataaagttttaataaaaataaagcagccTTTAAACTCACGCCCTTTGCAACATAATCACACCGATGAACATACAATAATAGAAATTTTAATAAAGGTACAGTCTTAATAGGATTTAAATTCACAGATGGAATAGTATAAAAGACATGTTTTTCTTCAACTAAGCAACATAACTTTTGTCCATCTTTGCTGAAATAGCCACAACATCTGATCTTGTTTCTTTACCTCAACAGAAGCATACAGTATTGGATATTATAAGGAAAAAAATTAGGAATAGATGGCATATAAAGATTACAAAATTAGAAATTTAATCTTTCTAGTTTATAACAATATCTATAGGCAGATAAAATGTAATGAACATTATATTTAATACTGTTTTgtttatgttttgtttcttgacAGAATAGTgctgtttaattatttttattaaaagtagaGCTTTTCTGGTTacataaaaatcatgagatattgAACAGGTGTTGATCCAGTTGACATGGGAAGTGAAATCCtgatcctgttgaagtcaatagaaattttccattgatttcaatgaagccaggatttcatccagggACACtaaaagatacagaggatttcTCATATAAAACCAGCCCCACCCGTGGACTAGAACAGATTGCTTTTGCAATTTCAAACAAACTCTTTCCACTAGGATATGCAGCCTCTGGCTGCAGTCCAAGGGAATTGCCATTGGAGGGCTCCCTTATTGCACACTGAATGCACCACCAacttattgggcctgattctgatctcccactgtttttttcctaccccattGGCAGTGGGGTGTGTGAGGATCAGAATCAGGTCAAgtgagttttaaaaagaaaaaaatcactaaaaataTTGACTGTAAGGACTGCAGATTTTAGATCTGTTCACTAGTTCACACTGGCCTCTATGTGCAGGCAAATCAGACAAAATGTACTACATCCTTTGCTTCTTTAATAAAATATGAGAAGACAGGGCAGAATTTCTTAGGGACAGATTGCTTCCCCCCCTAGTCAAACACATGGAGGGAAGGTGTTGTTCCATGGGGGAGTTTGACCCTGCCTAGAAGGAGCTGTGTGTCAGCATCCAACTTTGTGGATTCCCTGCCACCTGCGTTTCCACACACAGGTCCTGTGCCAATGGACTCCAGTGAAAAAGTACTATAAGGACATCCTCTagttcaggggtctcaaacacatggcccGCGGGCTGCATTTTGCTGAGGCCCGCTAAGCTCCCCGTGCCCCCACCCCagttatttcctgcggctgccaagctcccctcccctgccgccATGGCAGCGTACCTCGTCCCCGGTCCTCTAcctacctccaggcacttcccaccaccaaacagctggtTGGCGGCACTTAGCggtttccaggagggaggggggaggagcggggagccatgcgctcaggggaggaggcggagaagaggcatgGCAGGGGCGGGGATTAGGGGAAGgtgttggaataggggcagggagggggtggagttggggtagggactttggggaagggttggaatgggggtggggaagggttggGGAGAGGCGGgtcaggggcggggcctcatggaaggggtggagtgggggtggggccaggggcagcaggggggcagtgtcagtgatgcggccctcgggccgaTGTATTAGTCTTCATGTGGCCCTCCTAgtaatttgagtttgagatccctgctctagTTGCAGCTGTCCCAGGTTCTTTCCTAAAGGTGGAAGATTCCCCACCACTGGTAACAGGGCTGATGGGAAGATAATGTGCATCCCTACATCTCTTCTCCTCCCAGCCTGCCATAGCCTAATGCAGGCTGCCTCACCGTCCATGCAGTCTTCACCCACTTCCCACAGCAGGATTCAGTAAAAGCCTCTTGGTGGGGTCCAGTGCCATGGAGATAGCTGACTCTCCCCATTCCATGCAAGGTGAGATCTCACAGGTGAAAGATCCCACTCTGGGAGCAGATGCTCGGCACAAGATCTGACCCTTACCCTTAGATGTTAGCTACATATTTCTCTCCATAAAGAGGGCATCTATGAAAATGGAGGTGTGACTGTCCCTGTGAGGCACACAGacccatatcctcagctggtgtaaattatcacagctcctttgaagtcagtggagctgcactgatttacaccagctgattaTCAGGCCCAGAGAGTGTGCAGAAGGCTGGTGCAAGGGTGTGCACCTCATACATTTTCCCATTAGGCCCCACTTTGAACTGGCATTACTGGGGTTGAGAGTATTCAGCACGTTGCAGATTCTTGCTCTATACTTCAGTGCAGCCCTTCATCCCCGCATCCTCTGGGAATCGCTTGTCATAGCTTTGCACAGTGAACAGCATTGTTTTTTCCTGCtggtagggaaaaaaaaaatcttgtgtgtTGATGAAACTGTCCAAAGTGAATTTCTCATCTTGTTCTGACAAAGGATAGGTAAGATTCCAGTGTTAATTGGGTCACACTGAGTGTCACTGTAGTGCTGTTTGATATAGGGATAGGCCATAAAGAGCATTAGCCACTATAATAGAAAGCTATAACTCAGATCTGGGTACCTGACATTGATTTGAAATATACCAGCAGGAGCAAGGGGGCAGACTTAATTAATGTCGCATGGACTTTTCATAGGAGTATGTGTTCTTCCCACAATGTGCTGGAAACAAACCACACTGGAATTAATTCTGAAGGGCCCCGAGGCAGCAAtgatctgaagtcaatggtattatTGCTTTTTGCTCATTTTCAGCTTCTGTTTGGTTATGGCAGTGGCATAATAGCCTTTAAACTTGACCAGGAAAATGGGGATTGGAATGATAATAGTTAACATGCCAAATATTGCAGCAAAGGCTGCCATCACCTGGCCAAAGGTGGTGAGAGGGATGATGTCGCCATAGCCCACAGTGGTTAGCGTGATCAGAGCCCACCAGAAGCAAATGATAATGTCTGTGAAGTGCAAATCCCCCCGGTAAGAAGGATGAACGCCTAGCAACTCGCCATAGAAAAAGAGAGAACCAAAGAAGAGGGTTTCAAAGGCCAGGATCATCAGCAGGAAGCAGATCTCTTGGATGATGGACCTGAGCGTGTAGGACAGGACTCTCAGGATCAGAGGGGTCTCTATTAGCTTGAttatcttcagaagtttgaggaGGTAGACTATGCGGACAAAACCCAGCCAAAGTGCTAGGCTAGGCATTTTCTGAATCTGCTCGGTGGTGAAGAGTTCAATGTAaactgggaagagggagaggaaatcAGCCACATTCAGAGGATTCCTGAGGAATTTCTTTTTGTCTGGACAGAAGAAAAATCGCATGGAAAACTCAAAAGTGAACCAGAGGACACAGAACAGCTCCAGGTGGAGCAGGTAAGGGGCCTGGTGATAATAAGGCTCATGGATGCTGTGGATCACATCGGAACGGCCGAAAATGGTAAGGTTAGCAGCAAAGTACTCATACTGTGCCTTCGTCTCCTCACAGAATACGATGACGATTCCAATGATGAACAGCAGAGAAATAATAGCCAGGCACTGCAGAGGGACAGAAAAGTCAAATGTAGGATCAGGTCAGTGTGAGAGTATCACAAAACTTCAAAGCCTCATTTCACATCCAGGATTCTCAGCATCAAACATTACCTTCTCCTAGACTAACTTTTACCCAATTTCTGTCTAGGAATTGATTCACATATTgaaggtttctttttcttttccattcttaCCTGTCCAAGGCCAAGAGGGGGATCTGGGTCAAGGAAAATAATGTGAACTATTAGCATCTGGACTTGTAGAGAAGGGGAGACATCTGACAGCTGGAGCAATATGGACAGATTCACTGAGATTGCCCtagcacagggatcggcaacctttgggaTGCGGCCCGCCagagtaagccccctggtgggccaggccgggctggtttacctgccgcatccgcaggttcagctgatcgtggctcccactggccgcggttcgctgtcccaggccaatgggggctacgggaagagggggccagcacatccctcagcctgtgctgcttcctgcagcccccattggcctggagcggcaaaccgtggccagtgagagctgtgacTGGCCGAACCTGAGgctgctgcaggtaaacaaaccgtcccggcccaccagcggatttccctgatgggccatgtgccaaaggttgccgatccctgccctagCACAAAGTGCTGGCTCAAGTGACTCAGCTGTTCTAGACAGACTGGAAAATGTCCTCTGCCTTCTCCAAACCTGTAGTTGCTGCCCCAAGTGCCTAttcagagaggagaggagaggaattaATGAAATGCACTAAATAACTATTTAATTGTACACAGCACAGTAGCAAATGCGCAGCCCTAGCATGCAGAGCAGTGGGGCACAGCAAAGGGCCACAGCCATGGCACAGCACTAGCAGGGAGACACAACAGCATTTtagttacagaaaataaaatgagctgAGAGttgacactttttttcccctgaacaAGCAGAACAAGACGAAATCACCTGAGTGTTATTAAGGCCCCTGGCATAAGTGTTTGGCATTAACTCAACCATTACCTGCTTTAACTTCCATTCCAAGGTTTAGAAAAGCAGGTGACCTGGTAGAACCCAAGGTAAAGAAGAATGTTTGAATTTGAGTCGCTCCAGTGAACAGACTCTTAACGGACTTCACAGGCTTCCAAATTACATGCCTTGTATTGTTTAATAACAGGTAGATAGTAGGTCTAAAGTAGGTCTAAACTCTCCTTTACAAATaacagatttacactggtgtaaaccaggagtaattttaatgaagtcagtggagtcagctgtaaaactggagtgaggtcagaatcagaccctatattAATTGCACATTTATCATGTTTCTGGTTAGAGAACTTTCATGAACTGATccttattttcaaaaatatttgctgAATGCTTTGGAGGCATAATTTAGAGCCTAtggatcagtggtgggcaacctgcagcccaacagggtaAGTTGATTGCGGGCCGCAAGACATGTTGCTGgtgttgaccatctgcaggcacggccccccgcagctcccagtggccacagtttgccgttcctggccaatgggagctgcgggaagcggcagccagcacggcccgccgcttcccacagctcccgcGGCTtcccacatctcccattggccaggaacggcaaactgtggccactgggagctgcggggggccgtgcctgcggacggtcaatgtcagcaacGTGTCTCACGGCCTGCATTCAGcataccctgatgggccgcaggttgcccaccattgcaATAGGTTGTTTATGAAATGATCACTTCAATTGTTTATTAATCATGTTGAATAGGGAAGggggtcacctaagtcacatggtctGGTTTCAGCTCCCAAGTGGGATTAGTAagattttataatataaaaataactcATAGTAAATAGCTCATTTCTAGTATGAATTTTCATTAGTGCTAAAACTCATGAAACCTCTAGGATTCACAAATTGCCCTGGAATACCAAGGCAAATACTTCTATGTAACTAATAGAAGTTATTAGTTGGGCAGCATCACCTACCCAAATCAGAGCAAGCTGAACTGCGCACTAAAAATATTGGTGAATTGAGTTGTTATTCTGGGATGTTGTATTTAATTATTCAAGTACTGTATCTGTAAGCAGGACTCTGAACCCGTGCACTAGAGCTGCAAGTTCCTAAGCTTTTTCCACTGAGGTTTAAATTCTGGTAACCGCAACAGATTCAGGCTCACGCTGACAAATCTATCTGGTTCTCCACTGGGAGCATTACCTTGGCACTTAAAGAGGAAAAGGGCTTTTCAAAGATAGACCAGATCTTTGGCTGCCATCTGGCCCTCCAGCTGAAATCCCTTCTTTCCACCTGGACTACGAGGCGCTCGTCATCGGCATGTTCATTCTCATCCCAAACATTAAATTCCTCCAGCTGGCTGTCTTTGTTGGTCAGCTTCAGCCAACAGCAGGGTGCCAGCTGTGCATCACTTATCTCCCAGAAAGCCAGCTCTTCCTCTAAGACTGATCTGCAGGTGTCTGCAGGACAATGGAGGTGTTTGGTCCTGTAATAGCTCAACACATAGCCAAAGAGCTGAGCACTCCTGTCAAAGAAGAATTCTTTGGTGATAGGGTTATAATCGTATAGTGTGCTGGCATGGGGCTCTGTGAGGCTGCACAGCTTGGTCCCTGGGAAGGTCCGGAGGGTGCTGCAGTACATCTCATGTCTGATTCCTCCAACATTCAGGATGATCTTCTCTTTTGAGCCATCCATCCTTCAGGTGTCAAGTGGTGAGTTCACGTTCTGATTGGCTTCTGTTAATCTCTAGCAAGCCTACAAGAGGGAGAAAGGGTAAGaatgtaaattaaaacaaaaccctCAAGGCTGCAAATCTGAAGCAGGGCAGTTTTCCATGTCATGTCACACCACTCTGTTAAAGCTCATTTTGTAACTTCCCTGAGCACTGGAATTTCCTAGAGAAAGTGTCCGACTCCTCTCACTACTGACATATTCTATTCAATATAGGCTCTTCTACTGAGCTCATCACTCATCTGAACGCCTTCCAATAGTGCACTAAGCAACATGACTGTCTGTCacgtgttgtttgttctctcatcttctccctATGAGAGAAGGGTATACTGTGGAGTCTCTTGTTTTTGGTAGAGGTTTTTTActgtaatataatttattttttttaatatacatgttGGCATGTATTTATGTTAGGGAAGGCAAGGTCCCATGTTCCAGAGGAGCAGAGCTTTTGACCAcggtcttcatcccagagctttaggtgATCTTTTAGACTTCACCTATCCTGCTGGGTGTGGGagattttctcctctctccacattACCTTGATGATCTGGAGAGTCACAAGTGAGATGATATGACTGCATGGCTGTCAACTGGACCATGTTTTCTGGGAGGAGGAGGTAAATGTTCTCTGAGGTTCCCCTTTGCCTCTTTATTCCTCCCCTCTGGACTCATGTTGGGCATAACCATCTGCTCAGCTGTAGGATGCTGTTTCCTCCTGGAGTCTATCAACACGACGCctgggtcagcctggagaggtTCATGAACAACATGAGGCACTCCCTTCTCCAGGGGCTGAATGTGATGCCTCCATAGCAATCCCAGACCCTGTTGCCCAGGACTCTGTCACTGAGCAGCATGATTCATGTACCGTTACTGATAACCCAGTATCAGCTTCATTCTCCAAAGCTTAAAATATGTTGAGCCCAAATGTGTGGAAGCTGTTTCTCAGTTCTGTATTAATGTCATTACAAGAGAAATTTCATGAGTCAACTTGCACCATACAACATGTGGCCATGACAGAGAACTGGGGCATTTCAGAAAGGACCCATGGATATCATGCACACAGACACCTCTGTCATTTCTGACATACTGCACCGCCTTCTATGGCAGTCCTGGGATGTACCTCTCAGTTCTGACCTGTATCACTGCGAGCTGTTCTAGACCTGCCCTCTCTTTCCTTCCCACTCACATATGTGCACCCCACCCATTCATTCCTGTCTGTACTTTATACTATGGTGTGGTCCAGCTGTCACCTTCTTCTGTCTTTGTGGAAAGCACTTGGGCAGAGAAGCACCAGCTCCCTTGTGTGGTACCAAGGAATGGGAGCTCAGCGCCTTTCCACGTGTGACCTGCTGGTAATCAAGATGTGAACCTACAGTCCAGAAGTGAAGGGCTTGGACACTATCACAGTATGTTACTAGGCTCCCCATATAGTGCCCTTTCACCAGAATGCTTGGTAAGAGAAGGCTGGGGCTAGCTCAGAAGTTCACTAGAAGCATAAATTAATTGCTGTTTGGCTGCCACAGTGACGGCCCTcaacacacatgcgcacacaccaagggcctgatccagctttcagtgaagtcaatggcaaaactcctattgatttcaataggagcaggattgggcccaaacagTACATAGATACACACACTGCTTTGTGCTTGCAGCACATAAACTCAAATACTGCAGTGAGGATATGAGTGACACAGCAAGTTAGACTAACCTTCTCAGAGTTCAAAAAACCTGTTACTGGACCTTTGCGAGAGCATTCTCCTTCCTTTTACAAGCAAGTAGCTGTGTAAAAAGCTGATTTTAAATGCCTTTGCTAAATTCTTATTCATCTGCTTAGGATGCTAGATGCCTCTTGCTCAGCAGTACAAATCCCAAGTGAGAAATCAACTAAAAAGCTACATTACAGAGCCTTACCTTGGAGCTATTGCAGTAGCTTTGTGACCAGAGGAAAGGAGAAGAAGCCTAGGAAGAGACAAGTTCAGTGAAAACAGAATGTTCAGTGGCTGGGCTCCAAGCTTAGGCTCATGGATGctagaaaacaaaaccaaccaatcGAACAGAAAAGATGTTGaacccccccccaatcccctccAAGTCTGTCCTATCAGCAATCACTTTTCATCCTCTAAGGAATAATACTCAAACATGTCAACAACTGCCAAGCCAGATGTTCTCCTGGCCACATTATTCTTCCCTCTGCCACCCGCTGTGCTTCTTACAGCCTCAAAGAACAGTGGTATTTTGAAAATATGTAATGCTCAAGCTTCCTGGGCCTAATTTAAAATTAGAATGTTGAGCAACAGAAATGCACGGAAAATTTGTTCCTTTCCTGACTGTTCCTTACtcaagttaaattaaaaaaagagctgCCACCCTCCTTTCATGTAAAGGGCTTTCCATTCATTTCTAGCTGCAGAGGAAATAAACTTTTGCACCTGcaaatttttaacttgttttggtCCCTGATTATATTAGGAAAATTTTAGGTATCTAACTGCTGAGactgttaaaagaaaattcaCTATTCAAGACAGAGTGTTTGAGATGGTCTTTTAATTACTCCTCAAAGTCCGTTTCCAGATTTTCTCTCTCAGACTACTTGTAATACTTTTCAAAGGAATTAGAGACAAAAAGGACTTTTCACGTCACCTTTCTCACCCCAGCATTAGGCTATTTCCtaagagggtatgtctacactgcaataaaacacccacagatggcctgtgacagctgacttgggctcacaggtctcaggttgtggggctataaaattgcctCACGGAGTCCCAGAACATGAGCTCCAGCCGAGCCCGAATGTCtagactgcaattttatagcactgcagcctgagccccgcaagctcgagtcagctgacacaggccagccacaggtgttttatttcagtgtagacgtaccctaaggctccagtctagttttaaattacACAAGCACAGAGGCAGATTCAGACCTCATCAGAGAAAGATCTACCAGATATTCCACCTAAGAttggtttgtttcattttaactCACTACACCTAGTTATGCTCCCTAGGGCTCTGCAATCCCTCTTTCTTCTTTCTGAAAAGAAGTATTTGTACTTGGACTTTCCAGGCTGATTAATTGGgccagttttggtctccccatATGCACCACTCCTGCAGCTAAAGGGGCTGTACAGCTGCACTAGCCAGGCAGCCGAGGATTCCCAGGGTGGTGCACAGCCATCACAGACGGCCCCATGCTACATGCTTCTAAGCGTCCAGCACAGGGACGTAGCTGGTGGAAGGGGGTATGGCAAAGTGTTGCTGTTCCCTGGCTGCCAGAATGGCCCCTTTCTGCTAGTTGTTGTTTTAACTTAAAGCTCTtggcaattccgggccccagggcagaacagtcactGGGTGCTCTTCCAGGATgtccagggcttccacatgcctgcCTTGCTGTCTTTGTCGCCGCCGGTACCACCCCGtgtgtgcctaggagccctgtggcctgtccgggcgatttaaaagggcctggggctcctggctgctgccgCTGCTACTGCAGCAGTGGTGGTGGCCAGTGCCCCTGGGCCCTTTTACATCTGCCAGGCCCCTGGACAAttgccccctttcctcccctcccccgtcgGCAGGCCTGGCTCTTGGCCTCAGGATCATGGAAGCACTAAGTCACCTTTGTCCACCCCCTCACACTCATGCAGTGAGTGCAGCTCGGCCAGACACAATGGTCAGGGCCGTTGTGTGAAtacgtttccctctgctccaggtgccaggggagaggaggaggatgagtgGCCCCAAGTGAATCATAGATGCTGCTTCACTCCTGTCCCCGTCACAATCACTTCATCACAGACATCAAGTTTGACTCCGTCTTGATAAATCCCTTTTGAGTGTCTATCACCAACCTGTGCCCACCCAAGTGTTCACCTACTGTGACTCTAGTGCCTTTTGCAACATGGAAACCCTGTAGATACCTAGTTCTTTCCCTGGCTCTTGTGTAAATATGGGTGTTAGCTGCTTTACAGGCCTCAGGTCTTTCTCCAGTTCCTTCGCGGTGTTATGGTCTGGTGTTAGCTGCTCAATTTTCCCATCTATTCTAAGGTCCCACTTAGTTTCATATTGGATGGAAGAAATTAAGTCCACAGGCGTTACAGCACCTCCTACAGTACACTTTCACATGAGCACATTAAAACGTTTGCACTCATTTTGGTTACTGAAGCCCAGAGGTATGTTCCAGATGCGAAAAGCCATTGAAATAATAGGAAACAAAATGATACAAGCTGTTACTGGGCTCTGAATAAGGCCCTTTGATAGCAATACAACAAGAGCCTGTGTTTTCCAATCATGGTTAAACACAGATGGAAAGTGCAAATCCAGTTCCAGAGAACAGGGACCTTTTCCAAGTTTTCTCTTTGTCTGGTATTTTCCGAGAATTTACTTTCCCTGCATGAAGCACTGCAGGAGCTTGGCAGTGACCTTCAAATCTCTTCCCGCATTTCACTTTTCTTTGGGTAATGAATCTCTTGTTTCATTTTGACCTAGATTTATTCAGGCCCAGGGCCTGGCAGATTTGGGAAAGTTATTACTGTAATAAACTTTGCTGTGTTTTCAAAGACCATATTATACCAAAACAGATTCAGATCCACTAGTAGATGAAATGAAGATAGTGAAAGTGACTAGATCCAGCTGCTAACAACATCTGAGCTATTGTTTCCTGTTTTCCAGTACCAGATTCTTTATAGCATTTCTCTGTATTTTCTCTCTGATTTAATAAAAACAGCTTTTATGTATAACAAACGTTTTAGGATGTTTTTCCCATCTGCTCATACTGAGATATATAGGAAAGACCAAACTATGCTCTCAGTCACACCAGTCTAAATCTGGTGTGGCTTAATTTACGTACtggagttactctgcatttacactggtataaacgGGGAAAAGAAACTGGTCCAAAGTAATTTATCATCTGAAAAAGATAGAATAAACTCCCAAAAAGGTTCTTGAAAGAAAGATGATTTATGAGTTGCTGGTGGAGATGATTAGCaatttattaaatacaaatgGTGCCTAAGAATACTAAACAAGTCTAAGATATGCTGGGGTCCTGAAAGGCTGGCAGGAAACAGAGCCACTACAAAGCAGTTCACCGGTTCAACTCCATCTCAAGTCAGTAGCAACTGAGGGACATATTCTCTTCTACCAATCTGGCCACTGTTGATGTTCCATAACCTGCTGGCCTAAGTTAGAACATCCCTCTTAGGCTGCTCTAATGTACACCAGGACTGCTTGAGATGAGGGAGCCATCACTGGCCTCTGACACCTCCTCCAGTCTTCGACACAGGAAAGAGTGTGACCCTGAAAGTCATTTGCCTGTTTGAAATGAGTTAGGGGTCAGATATATCCATCCAGTTCCTAAGCAACAGGTGTCTGCATCATAGAAACAACAATCACAACTGGCAATAACTGATTTCCTTGTTCTCAGTAGAGAAGGTAAGGAGCAAAACAGACAGAGACTGAACTCCCTACTCACCCCTAGAAGCAGTCCCTCCTCACCAAGGAAGAGGCACATTGCTAGAGGGAGCTTGCACAACTGATGCTTATACTGTTCCTCTTCTGAGGATAAAGAGGGAGTCTGGAGTCTCTGGGGCTTTCAAACTGGCACTTTTCACCAGCGCTTAAttcatttaaaagaataaaagaggAACAGATGAGAAATCCTAAGTGCTTTAGAACATGGTGACCTAACTCTGCTTTGTAGtgaggagaagaaagagagagagatggcctCAATCACTGCTGCCAGAGAGTGATGTAATTGTTAGGACAACAGGCAGGATTAGGTTTATTGGTGTTAGGATATGAACCATCTGCAGAACACACAACAACTGAAGTCTTCATTTCCAGAAGTGACACCCTTTGTCGGGCACACATTCCAGAGTCAGAGCTCAAGCCACATCCCGTCTCCTGAATATGGGGATTTATCCCTCCTGAATATAAGTCGTAGGGACACTGTAGGCACAGGAAAAACTCAGCCCTATGCCTAGATCTCTTTCAGGATCTTCCCTCAGGGCAGTTTTAGTCTTGAAACATAAAATATAAGCAAAACATCATTCTTTCCTCCTTGCTGCTCTCAGGCTGAAAGGAGAACATACCCTTCTCGTCCAGTTCCTGCTTCGGAACCTACTGCAGAAACCCATCTCCCTCCAGTTGAACTCTCTCAGCCCTTTATAGGGATCACTGGACCCCTTCCTAGCTGGGTCTGACACTCAAACAGGGCTGGCTGGTGGCCCtaggcccttaaaggggcagaccaTCCTGTTACACATGCATAGTGCATATATTATCTGCCAAGCACT is part of the Chelonia mydas isolate rCheMyd1 chromosome 9, rCheMyd1.pri.v2, whole genome shotgun sequence genome and harbors:
- the LOC102932431 gene encoding potassium voltage-gated channel subfamily C member 1, whose protein sequence is MDGSKEKIILNVGGIRHEMYCSTLRTFPGTKLCSLTEPHASTLYDYNPITKEFFFDRSAQLFGYVLSYYRTKHLHCPADTCRSVLEEELAFWEISDAQLAPCCWLKLTNKDSQLEEFNVWDENEHADDERLVVQVERRDFSWRARWQPKIWSIFEKPFSSLSAKCLAIISLLFIIGIVIVFCEETKAQYEYFAANLTIFGRSDVIHSIHEPYYHQAPYLLHLELFCVLWFTFEFSMRFFFCPDKKKFLRNPLNVADFLSLFPVYIELFTTEQIQKMPSLALWLGFVRIVYLLKLLKIIKLIETPLILRVLSYTLRSIIQEICFLLMILAFETLFFGSLFFYGELLGVHPSYRGDLHFTDIIICFWWALITLTTVGYGDIIPLTTFGQVMAAFAAIFGMLTIIIPIPIFLVKFKGYYATAITKQKLKMSKKQ